In one window of Macaca thibetana thibetana isolate TM-01 chromosome 5, ASM2454274v1, whole genome shotgun sequence DNA:
- the UGT2A1 gene encoding UDP-glucuronosyltransferase 2A1 isoform X3, translating into MERLQKGGFEVLVADPVTICGRPTTLCETMGKAEIWLIRTYWDFEFPRPYLPNFEFVGGLHCKPAKSLPKEMEEFIQSSGKDGVVVFSLGSMVKNLTEEKANLIASALAQIPQKVLWRYVGKKPATLGNNTQLYDWIPQNDLLGHPKTKAFITHGGTNGIYEAIYHGVPMVGVPMFADQPDNIAHMKAKGAAVEVNLNTMTSVDLLSALRTVINEPSYKENAMRLSRIHHDQLVKPLDRAVFWIEFVMRHKGAKHLRPAAHNLTWFQYHSLDVIGFLLVCVTMAIFLVIQCCLFSCQKFGKIGKKKKRE; encoded by the exons GAAGACCCACTACCTTGTGTGAGACTATGGGGAAAGCTGAAATTTGGTTAATAAGAACTTATTGGGATTTTGAATTTCCTCGTCCATACTTACCTAATTTTGAGTTTGTTGGAGGATTACACTGCAAACCTGCCAAATCTTTACCTAAG GAAATGGAAGAATTTATCCAGAGCTCAGGTAAAGATGGTGTTGTGGTGTTTTCTCTGGGATCAATGGTCAAAAACCTTACAGAAGAAAAGGCCAATCTTATTGCCTCAGCCCTTGCCCAGATTCCACAGAAG GTTTTATGGAGATACGTAGGAAAGAAACCAGCCACATTAGGAAACAATACTCAGCTCTATGATTGGATACCCCAGAATGATCTTCTTG GTCATCCCAAAACCAAAGCTTTTATCACTCATGGCGGAACTAACGGGATCTATGAAGCTATTTACCACGGAGTCCCTATGGTGGGAGTTCCCATGTTTGCTGATCAGCCTGATAACATTGCTCACATGAAGGCCAAAGGAGCAGCTGTGGAAGTGAACCTGAACACAATGACAAGTGTGGATTTGCTTAGCGCTTTGAGAACAGTCATTAATGAACCTTC TTATAAAGAGAATGCTATGAGGTTATCAAGAATTCACCATGATCAACTTGTAAAGCCCCTGGATCGAGCAGTCTTCTGGATCGAGTTTGTCATGCGCCACAAAGGAGCCAAGCACCTGCGCCCAGCTGCCCACAACCTCACCTGGTTCCAGTACCACTCTTTGGATGTAATCGGGTTCTTGCTGGTCTGTGTGACAATGGCTATATTTTTGGTCATACaatgttgtttgttttcctgtcaAAAATTTGGTaagataggaaagaagaaaaaaagagaatag